The following are from one region of the Anaerolineae bacterium genome:
- a CDS encoding response regulator: MMRKRILVVDDVPDWRAILQDVLKSDYEVKTVDNYQAAMDVIRKREAELVIVDLRLSPTDENDRQGMELLKQLAEHRINSIVLTGYPERALQEEAQEKYKAFEFIDKSKVAGNLKRLREVVREAFKILEKVQENQNNAIQAAAALQPVKFTPDLSPWPLQKYRKK, from the coding sequence ATGATGCGCAAACGTATTTTAGTGGTTGATGATGTGCCCGATTGGCGGGCAATCTTACAAGACGTTTTAAAAAGCGACTATGAGGTCAAAACTGTTGATAATTACCAGGCCGCTATGGACGTGATTCGTAAAAGAGAAGCGGAGCTGGTGATTGTTGACCTGCGCCTCAGCCCCACAGACGAGAATGACCGCCAGGGGATGGAGTTGTTAAAACAATTGGCCGAACATCGCATTAACTCAATTGTGCTCACCGGCTACCCAGAACGCGCTTTGCAGGAAGAGGCTCAGGAGAAATATAAGGCTTTTGAATTTATTGACAAGAGTAAAGTGGCCGGAAACCTTAAACGTCTTCGGGAAGTGGTGCGCGAAGCTTTTAAGATATTGGAGAAAGTACAGGAAAATCAGAATAACGCTATCCAGGCGGCTGCGGCTTTGCAGCCGGTAAAATTTACCCCGGACCTATCGCCCTGGCCCTTACAGAAATACAGAAAAAAATAA
- a CDS encoding lycopene cyclase domain-containing protein: MSYFTFLALFLLIPLAVLGGLTWRDRQRGITLPHEWQSYPAWIVLLAHVVVAVVYTTPWDNYLVATAVWWYNPTLVTGVTLGWVPIEEYIFFVLQTFLAGLWWLYLARRLKFDPRPLPYAQQLRRISTAVLGLIWVIAGLILVRGWAPGTYLALQLIWALPPIMLQTAFGADILWRHRRLVAATLLPLLFYLSFADALAIQSGTWTINPAQSLNIFLGNRLPLEEFIFFLLTNILVIFGMMLVLAREGQARAPAWIKNGLTRVHLTASGPVKLGSEPGA; encoded by the coding sequence ATGAGCTATTTTACTTTTCTGGCTCTGTTTCTCCTTATTCCCCTGGCGGTGCTTGGTGGCTTAACCTGGCGCGATAGGCAGCGGGGGATCACACTGCCCCATGAATGGCAAAGTTATCCGGCCTGGATAGTGCTGCTGGCGCACGTGGTAGTGGCCGTTGTTTATACCACCCCCTGGGACAACTACCTGGTGGCCACGGCCGTATGGTGGTACAACCCCACTCTGGTTACCGGCGTTACCCTGGGCTGGGTGCCAATTGAGGAATACATTTTTTTTGTGTTGCAAACTTTTCTGGCCGGGTTGTGGTGGTTGTACCTGGCCCGCCGGCTCAAGTTTGACCCCCGGCCCCTGCCTTACGCCCAACAACTACGCCGGATCTCAACGGCGGTTTTGGGTTTAATTTGGGTAATAGCGGGGCTTATCCTGGTCCGGGGTTGGGCGCCGGGCACATACCTGGCCCTACAGTTGATCTGGGCTTTGCCGCCCATTATGCTGCAAACAGCCTTTGGCGCCGACATCCTCTGGCGACACCGGCGGCTGGTGGCGGCAACCCTGTTGCCCTTGCTGTTTTACCTCAGCTTTGCCGACGCCCTGGCCATTCAATCCGGCACCTGGACCATCAACCCGGCCCAATCCCTCAACATCTTTCTGGGTAACCGTTTACCCCTGGAGGAATTCATCTTCTTTTTGCTGACCAATATCCTGGTTATTTTTGGAATGATGTTGGTCTTGGCCCGGGAAGGCCAGGCGCGGGCGCCGGCGTGGATAAAAAATGGCCTCACCCGGGTTCATTTGACGGCGAGCGGCCCTGTAAAGTTGGGTAGTGAGCCGGGCGCTTAA
- a CDS encoding GAF domain-containing protein translates to MPSGGKNPRILIIAPTDDASLRVSLEKQYGLVVRHQTSGQAALAVLQTTRLDLVVLNANLADPPASTLLAQLTAQEVDLPVVLVGANGKSFGPDRDFNYPNIIGWLNQPFTPAELASVIHSALASPPSTSDLVLAKRAELVEANQQLTQRVQELETLFKIGKSVTALLDLEAVLSLLVKSAVKLAGADEAYLLLVDETSGDLYLRAQTNLGIEATQDFRIRVNDSISGQVVKNGEPIILARDSNSLKVKTGLTVYSLVNVPVKVGPEVIGVLGVDNRRQTRAFTGDDQKLLSALADWAAIAIQNARLYATTKEFSRDLKLINHVSRLVSSTLDVEQIPRLLIQRTAEIFEAECGSLALVSEEKGGVIFQAAYDGEGHEIKTLRDFLMPFGEGIIGTVAQTGIPHLVNNAQQDPGWSPVADRLTGFTTKKLIAVPLIAEGKILGVMELLNKKEGDFGQRDVELLLLVAASAAIALRNAQQYTALMQSNAALREAQARRIAAERWAVLGKAAGNLAHRINNTTALVPMTTQYLAELLQQVDMSPDLRKEVDENLGRIERNTLYTVDLAMALLRRFRHQPAEAQEVNELVKRALASIEIPANIKVVCHLDPDLPAVNTSDLLVDIFVELITNAVQAMTQTVSLLRIASFAVGNCVSVQVTDNGPGIPKDKLGQIFDMFYTTNPRGLGFGLWWVKTFLEQQGGEITVESQPNQGTTFTVTLPCNPLPHPPPLRSWTE, encoded by the coding sequence CTGGCCGTTCTGCAAACCACCCGGCTTGATTTGGTGGTGCTCAATGCCAATTTGGCCGACCCCCCGGCTTCAACGCTTTTGGCCCAATTGACCGCGCAAGAGGTTGATTTGCCAGTGGTATTGGTGGGAGCCAACGGGAAATCGTTTGGCCCGGATAGGGATTTTAATTATCCAAACATCATTGGCTGGCTCAATCAACCCTTTACGCCCGCCGAATTGGCCTCCGTTATTCATTCTGCGCTGGCCAGCCCCCCCTCCACCAGTGATCTGGTTTTGGCCAAACGCGCCGAGTTGGTGGAGGCCAACCAGCAGCTTACGCAGCGAGTTCAGGAGTTGGAAACCCTGTTTAAAATTGGCAAATCCGTCACCGCGCTGCTGGACCTGGAGGCCGTGCTCAGCCTGCTGGTCAAATCTGCGGTCAAGTTGGCCGGGGCCGATGAAGCTTATTTGCTCCTGGTTGATGAAACCAGCGGCGACCTGTACCTGCGGGCGCAGACCAATTTGGGAATTGAGGCCACGCAGGATTTCCGCATCCGGGTTAACGACTCCATTTCCGGCCAGGTGGTCAAAAACGGCGAACCGATTATCCTGGCCAGGGATAGCAACAGCCTGAAGGTAAAAACCGGCTTAACCGTTTATTCTTTGGTGAATGTGCCGGTGAAAGTGGGGCCGGAGGTGATTGGCGTGCTGGGGGTTGATAATCGCCGCCAGACGCGGGCTTTCACCGGCGACGACCAGAAGCTTTTGTCCGCGCTGGCCGATTGGGCCGCCATTGCCATTCAAAACGCCAGGCTTTATGCCACCACCAAAGAGTTCAGCCGCGATCTCAAACTTATCAATCACGTGAGCCGGTTGGTTTCCAGCACCCTGGATGTGGAACAAATTCCTCGCCTGCTCATCCAGCGCACCGCCGAGATTTTTGAGGCCGAGTGCGGCTCCCTGGCCCTGGTGTCGGAAGAAAAAGGCGGGGTGATTTTTCAGGCCGCTTACGACGGCGAGGGTCACGAGATAAAAACCTTGCGCGACTTTTTGATGCCCTTTGGCGAAGGCATTATTGGCACGGTGGCCCAAACCGGCATCCCCCATCTTGTCAACAATGCCCAGCAAGACCCCGGCTGGTCTCCCGTGGCCGACCGCTTGACCGGCTTCACCACCAAAAAACTCATTGCCGTCCCCCTCATTGCCGAGGGCAAGATTTTGGGCGTGATGGAATTGCTCAACAAAAAGGAAGGCGATTTTGGCCAGCGGGATGTTGAACTGCTGCTGCTGGTGGCTGCCTCTGCCGCCATTGCCCTGAGAAACGCCCAGCAATATACGGCCTTAATGCAAAGCAATGCGGCGCTCCGGGAGGCCCAGGCCCGGCGTATTGCCGCCGAGCGGTGGGCCGTATTGGGTAAGGCGGCCGGCAACCTGGCCCATCGCATCAATAACACTACCGCTTTGGTGCCGATGACCACCCAATATCTGGCCGAGTTGTTGCAGCAAGTGGACATGTCCCCTGACCTGAGAAAAGAAGTTGACGAAAATTTGGGCCGCATTGAGCGCAACACCCTTTACACCGTTGACCTGGCCATGGCCCTGTTGCGCCGTTTTCGCCACCAACCGGCGGAGGCGCAAGAGGTTAACGAATTGGTGAAACGGGCGCTGGCCTCTATTGAAATCCCGGCCAATATCAAAGTAGTGTGCCACCTGGACCCCGACTTGCCGGCTGTAAATACCAGCGATTTATTGGTAGACATTTTTGTAGAGCTAATCACCAACGCTGTCCAGGCCATGACCCAAACCGTCAGCCTGCTCCGCATTGCTTCCTTTGCGGTGGGCAACTGCGTTTCTGTGCAGGTAACCGATAATGGGCCGGGCATTCCCAAAGATAAACTCGGCCAGATTTTTGATATGTTCTATACCACCAATCCGCGCGGCCTGGGTTTTGGTTTGTGGTGGGTCAAAACCTTTTTAGAGCAGCAAGGCGGCGAAATTACGGTTGAGAGCCAGCCCAACCAGGGCACAACCTTTACCGTAACGCTGCCTTGCAACCCCTTGCCGCACCCCCCGCCGTTGCGTTCCTGGACAGAATAG
- a CDS encoding ribonuclease Z yields the protein MFEVIFLGTSASAPSIQRGLSANIVLYREHRFLIDCGEGTQRQILRSGLGFKRLNKILLTHGHLDHILGLGGLASTFSRWEAIDSMEIYGGSATLARVKDLLLKVVLRADKLSLKLKFISLKPGLIFEDDAFQLSAFPVTHRGADCFGFLFQEKVRHPFLNDKAEALGVPVGPERRQLVAGKAVTLANGQVIQPDAVLGPAVPGAKLVFVGDTGRTDDLLEVAQNADALIIEATYLNAEAEMAHRFGHITATQAAQLAGQANVQRLYLTHLSRRYRDQDVEDEARAIFPNTTVARDFDRIKVTREKSHRFE from the coding sequence ATGTTTGAAGTTATCTTTCTTGGCACCTCCGCTTCAGCCCCGTCCATTCAGCGCGGGCTTTCGGCCAATATAGTGTTGTACCGGGAGCATCGTTTTTTGATTGACTGCGGCGAAGGCACTCAACGCCAAATTTTGCGCAGCGGCCTGGGCTTCAAACGGCTCAATAAAATATTGCTCACCCACGGCCACCTGGACCACATTCTGGGCCTGGGAGGGCTGGCTTCCACCTTTAGCCGCTGGGAAGCCATTGATTCTATGGAAATCTATGGCGGTTCGGCCACCCTGGCCCGCGTTAAAGATTTGTTGCTCAAAGTGGTTCTGCGCGCCGATAAATTATCCCTCAAACTCAAGTTCATTTCCCTTAAACCCGGCCTTATTTTTGAGGATGACGCCTTTCAATTAAGCGCCTTCCCGGTAACCCACCGGGGCGCGGATTGTTTTGGTTTTTTATTTCAAGAAAAAGTGCGCCACCCCTTTTTAAACGATAAAGCCGAAGCCCTGGGCGTGCCCGTTGGCCCGGAACGGCGGCAATTGGTGGCCGGCAAAGCCGTTACCCTGGCCAACGGCCAGGTGATTCAGCCCGATGCGGTGCTGGGGCCGGCAGTGCCCGGGGCCAAGCTGGTTTTTGTAGGCGATACCGGGCGCACGGATGATTTGCTGGAAGTTGCCCAAAATGCCGATGCCCTGATCATTGAAGCCACCTATCTCAATGCAGAGGCAGAAATGGCCCACCGTTTTGGCCACATCACCGCTACCCAGGCGGCGCAACTGGCCGGCCAGGCTAACGTGCAGCGGCTCTACTTAACCCATCTCTCCCGCCGCTACCGTGACCAAGACGTAGAGGACGAAGCGCGCGCTATTTTTCCCAACACCACGGTGGCGCGGGATTTTGACCGGATAAAAGTAACGAGGGAGAAAAGTCACAGGTTTGAATGA
- the rsmG gene encoding 16S rRNA (guanine(527)-N(7))-methyltransferase RsmG: protein MQQLLYDNAQSFNLFLTHTQLNAFTQYSRALIAWNQKVNLTRIVAPEEIAVKHFLDSLSVCLVLPNLPPDLSIIDVGAGAGFPGLPLKIARPEIHLTLLESTAKKTAFLQHLVDLLQLNNVTVLTARAEEAGQQAAHREQYDVAVARAVAALPMLVEYTLPLVKVGGRVIVQKGRHPAVEVRTAVQALGILGGQMGQILPVDVPGLEAERHLVVIHKQKPTPKQYPRRPGLPAKKPIT, encoded by the coding sequence ATGCAACAACTTCTTTATGATAACGCCCAGTCATTCAACCTTTTTCTCACCCATACCCAACTCAACGCTTTTACCCAATACAGCCGGGCACTCATTGCCTGGAATCAGAAAGTCAATCTCACCCGCATTGTCGCGCCGGAAGAAATTGCGGTGAAACATTTTCTCGACTCGCTCTCTGTTTGCCTGGTTTTGCCAAACTTACCCCCAGATCTTTCTATCATTGACGTGGGCGCGGGCGCGGGTTTTCCCGGCCTGCCCCTCAAAATTGCCCGGCCCGAGATACACTTGACGCTGCTGGAATCAACCGCCAAAAAAACCGCATTTCTCCAACATTTAGTTGATCTTCTGCAATTAAACAACGTAACCGTTTTGACCGCTCGCGCCGAAGAGGCCGGTCAGCAGGCCGCACACCGCGAGCAGTACGACGTGGCCGTAGCTCGGGCCGTGGCCGCGCTGCCTATGCTGGTCGAATACACCTTGCCTTTGGTCAAAGTGGGGGGGCGGGTGATTGTCCAAAAAGGCCGGCATCCCGCCGTTGAAGTCAGAACAGCGGTCCAGGCCCTGGGGATTTTAGGCGGCCAGATGGGCCAGATTTTGCCCGTTGACGTGCCGGGGCTGGAGGCCGAACGCCACCTGGTGGTTATTCATAAACAAAAACCCACGCCAAAACAATATCCGCGCCGGCCCGGTCTACCGGCCAAAAAGCCGATTACCTGA
- a CDS encoding serine/threonine protein kinase — MSGILNSGTILWSRYRILDLVGQGGMGAIYQAEDLRLEGRLCAIKEVYLDPNASKEHQEQIQAAFHREASVLARLDHPNLPKVSDFFFFNGREYLVMDFVPGQDLREIIENARHRQAFIPEKQALLWTEQLINALEHLHQQDPPVLHRDIKPSNIKVTPNGTIKLVDFGLVKLLLPDDNRTVTVLQGRVTIQYAPLEQIGGDTGHTDGRSDVYSLGATLYHLLTNQPPPDAKTRYIQAKKQPPLSIRTINPDVSLQTEHAVLHAMGLHPEERPANIEQFRRELLTGAPIVVNGERVNGWRAVFWRNRVLLALIAALLILAVILTFTPGLTVENGLETGRQTPISEISP; from the coding sequence ATGTCAGGAATATTGAATTCCGGCACTATTTTGTGGTCTCGGTATCGCATTCTGGACCTGGTGGGTCAGGGGGGAATGGGAGCCATTTACCAGGCCGAAGATCTGCGCCTGGAAGGTCGCCTGTGCGCCATTAAGGAAGTTTATTTAGACCCCAATGCCTCCAAAGAACACCAGGAGCAAATTCAAGCGGCCTTTCACCGGGAAGCAAGTGTATTGGCCCGTTTAGACCATCCTAACCTGCCCAAAGTGTCGGATTTTTTCTTTTTTAATGGCCGTGAATACCTGGTAATGGATTTTGTGCCTGGCCAAGATTTACGCGAAATCATTGAAAACGCCAGACATCGTCAAGCCTTTATTCCTGAAAAGCAGGCGCTCCTCTGGACCGAGCAGTTGATCAACGCTTTGGAGCACCTGCATCAACAAGACCCTCCTGTTCTCCACCGGGATATAAAACCTTCAAATATTAAAGTTACCCCTAACGGCACCATTAAACTGGTTGACTTTGGCCTGGTCAAACTGTTGCTGCCCGACGATAATCGCACGGTGACAGTTTTGCAAGGCCGGGTAACCATCCAATATGCGCCCCTGGAACAGATTGGGGGCGACACCGGCCATACCGATGGTCGCTCCGATGTTTATTCGTTGGGCGCTACCCTGTACCACCTGCTCACCAACCAGCCACCGCCCGATGCCAAAACGCGCTACATTCAGGCTAAAAAACAACCGCCTCTGAGCATCAGAACTATTAACCCTGATGTTTCGCTGCAAACAGAGCATGCCGTGCTTCACGCCATGGGCTTGCACCCGGAAGAACGTCCGGCCAACATTGAACAATTTCGGCGAGAGTTGCTCACCGGCGCGCCGATTGTGGTGAACGGAGAGCGAGTTAATGGCTGGCGGGCTGTTTTTTGGCGCAACCGGGTTTTACTGGCGCTCATTGCCGCCCTCCTGATCCTGGCCGTCATTCTCACTTTCACGCCCGGCTTGACTGTGGAGAATGGATTGGAGACGGGCCGGCAGACCCCCATTAGCGAAATAAGCCCCTAA
- the cdaA gene encoding diadenylate cyclase CdaA: MTPLQSLYADAMFRLSNLTWLEGLDLLLVSMAFFVLLNLIQRSRAGFLLRGTLALGALLLIVTIVLPLPAFDWLVRVSLIALLVGTPIIFQPELRRLLERLGRNTAIGRAVRQTATESILARLMPAIENLSRSKTGALIVLEGNDSLQEIVETGIPFDGQATGELLQSIFYPGTPLHDGAVIIRGDQITAAGCVLPLTQNPLPAERRLGTRHRAAVGLCENYDALVIVVSEETGEISVARDGRLWRPLKSTTLREQVFNFYAPLTAQPSSLSLRHFILQLWPQSGQPSLLRRLWPYFNLMLISLLLGVAAWSFVSEQTNPARRYRVDNIPLRVVDLPVNSALMTPPPATVSAIVQATAEVGLTLRPASFQAVVSLKEALPGLQHSPIQVNSGAASVRVLSVDPPILDLEIAPVISKTLPVAIDLPDQQNLSPAYRITGQPAAVPAQVQVSGPEPLVEAVSRVRTSVSLANAGASLQETRPLQALDQDGREMTGINLEPAQVRVNIPIQQRANARDVGVRVVPSGPPPLGYWLSGLNVSPASVALQGPPERLAEIGGFIDTVPINISQAFGNLETQVPLDLPAGVQALDTNNGSVVRAVNVTVQIKARTGDLLVARPVELPGLPASITATLKPPTVDVLLSGPLPTLQQIENDPILIRVWVDLNGLTPGENVELVPSIITPDGIRAQLMPPAVLVTMSNNAYTWQER; encoded by the coding sequence ATGACGCCCTTACAATCTTTATATGCCGATGCCATGTTCCGGTTGTCAAATTTAACCTGGCTGGAAGGGCTAGATTTACTGCTGGTCAGCATGGCCTTTTTTGTGTTACTCAACTTGATCCAGCGAAGCCGGGCCGGTTTTTTATTGCGCGGCACGCTGGCCCTGGGCGCGCTCCTGCTCATTGTCACCATTGTCTTGCCCCTGCCCGCCTTTGATTGGCTGGTGCGGGTTTCCCTGATTGCCCTATTGGTAGGCACGCCCATTATTTTTCAGCCGGAACTACGCCGTTTATTGGAACGTTTGGGCCGCAATACGGCCATTGGCCGGGCCGTGCGGCAGACGGCCACAGAGTCGATCTTGGCCAGGTTAATGCCGGCGATTGAAAACCTATCCAGAAGTAAAACCGGGGCCTTGATTGTTTTAGAGGGCAACGACTCGTTGCAGGAGATAGTGGAAACCGGCATCCCTTTTGACGGTCAGGCCACCGGCGAGTTACTTCAATCCATCTTTTATCCCGGCACACCCCTACACGATGGCGCGGTGATTATTCGCGGCGATCAGATAACGGCCGCCGGCTGCGTATTGCCGCTCACCCAAAACCCCCTCCCCGCCGAACGCCGCCTGGGCACGCGGCACCGGGCCGCCGTGGGCCTTTGTGAAAACTACGACGCCCTGGTGATTGTGGTGAGTGAAGAAACAGGCGAGATTTCGGTGGCGCGTGACGGCCGCTTGTGGCGCCCCCTCAAAAGCACCACTCTGCGGGAACAGGTGTTTAATTTTTATGCGCCTCTTACTGCTCAACCATCCTCCCTGTCGCTGCGTCATTTTATTCTTCAACTCTGGCCACAGTCCGGCCAACCATCCTTGTTGCGCCGCCTTTGGCCATACTTTAACCTTATGTTGATTTCTCTGTTGTTGGGGGTGGCGGCCTGGTCGTTTGTGAGTGAGCAGACCAATCCGGCGCGGCGGTATAGGGTGGATAATATCCCCCTGCGGGTGGTGGATTTGCCGGTCAACAGCGCCCTGATGACCCCCCCGCCGGCTACGGTATCGGCCATAGTGCAAGCCACGGCCGAGGTGGGTTTGACCCTTCGCCCCGCCAGTTTTCAGGCGGTTGTCTCTTTAAAGGAGGCCTTGCCGGGCTTGCAACATTCGCCTATTCAGGTCAATTCCGGCGCTGCCTCGGTGCGGGTATTATCGGTAGACCCTCCCATCCTGGATCTGGAGATAGCGCCGGTTATCAGCAAAACCCTGCCTGTGGCCATAGATTTGCCCGATCAACAAAACCTATCGCCGGCCTACAGAATCACGGGCCAACCTGCCGCTGTGCCGGCGCAAGTTCAGGTGAGCGGGCCGGAACCGCTGGTAGAAGCCGTCAGCCGGGTTCGCACTTCCGTGTCTTTGGCCAATGCGGGGGCGTCGCTGCAAGAAACCCGCCCCTTGCAGGCATTAGACCAAGATGGCCGTGAAATGACCGGGATCAACCTGGAACCCGCCCAGGTCCGGGTCAATATTCCCATCCAGCAGCGCGCCAACGCCCGCGACGTGGGGGTTCGGGTGGTGCCCAGCGGTCCGCCGCCCTTGGGCTACTGGTTAAGCGGCCTGAACGTTAGCCCGGCCAGTGTGGCCCTGCAAGGCCCGCCGGAACGTTTGGCGGAAATAGGCGGGTTTATTGATACCGTGCCCATAAACATCAGCCAGGCCTTTGGCAACCTGGAAACTCAGGTTCCGCTTGACTTGCCGGCCGGGGTGCAGGCTTTGGATACCAACAACGGCAGTGTAGTGCGCGCCGTAAACGTCACCGTCCAGATCAAGGCTCGCACCGGGGACCTGCTGGTTGCCCGCCCGGTGGAATTGCCCGGCCTGCCGGCGAGCATCACGGCTACCCTCAAGCCTCCCACCGTAGACGTGCTGCTCAGCGGGCCGTTGCCTACGTTGCAGCAGATCGAGAACGACCCCATCTTGATCCGGGTATGGGTGGACCTCAACGGCCTTACGCCAGGCGAAAATGTTGAACTTGTGCCCAGTATTATCACGCCCGATGGCATCCGGGCGCAGCTTATGCCGCCCGCAGTGCTGGTCACAATGTCCAATAATGCTTATACCTGGCAAGAAAGATAG
- a CDS encoding FHA domain-containing protein, whose protein sequence is MMYQEVAMLLVQEGNSPKTQWFLTEPTMIIGRDATSDVQIDDRQVSRRHAEISRTPKGYTIRDLGSKNGTFLNGEAISAEPQFIRTGDELSIALCAKLTFIEDDATAPAVPLQRREAAIKMDFAAKRVWINGQEVAPPLSVAQYTLLELLYRNAGNVVSRDKVVETVWSADEAEGVSEQAIDALARRLRERIGEIDPDNKLFETVRGYGFRLNLS, encoded by the coding sequence ATGATGTATCAAGAAGTCGCTATGTTATTGGTGCAGGAAGGAAATAGTCCCAAAACACAGTGGTTTTTAACCGAGCCGACCATGATTATTGGCCGCGACGCCACCAGCGACGTGCAAATTGACGACCGCCAGGTATCCCGGCGCCATGCCGAAATCAGCCGTACCCCCAAAGGTTATACTATCCGCGATTTAGGCAGCAAAAACGGCACCTTTCTCAACGGCGAAGCCATTTCCGCCGAGCCTCAATTTATCCGCACCGGCGACGAGTTAAGCATTGCCCTGTGCGCCAAACTAACCTTTATTGAAGACGACGCCACCGCGCCGGCCGTGCCCCTGCAACGACGCGAAGCGGCCATTAAAATGGATTTTGCCGCCAAACGGGTGTGGATCAACGGCCAGGAAGTTGCGCCGCCGCTGTCCGTAGCCCAGTACACCTTGTTAGAACTTTTATACCGGAACGCGGGCAACGTGGTTTCGCGGGACAAGGTGGTGGAAACCGTTTGGTCGGCGGATGAGGCGGAAGGCGTTTCAGAACAAGCCATTGACGCCCTGGCCCGCCGCCTGCGCGAGCGTATCGGCGAGATTGACCCGGATAACAAGCTGTTTGAAACCGTGCGGGGATACGGGTTCCGGTTGAATTTATCGTAA